Part of the Vigna radiata var. radiata cultivar VC1973A chromosome 11, Vradiata_ver6, whole genome shotgun sequence genome is shown below.
TTTATATTCGAAATTACTATCTATagcttttattttgaaaatatttttatatttaggtCACGCATTTtggaatataaaagaaatttttgaaaaagggTGTTTCAAAAGGGATTTATGGATTGGGAAATATGTTTCAGAATTcacgaaaaaaaattatattttagaataattatttcgaaagatatttttggatttaaaaacacatttcaaatagctattttggaataaaaaacaaTCGAAATGGaatttttgaaatgtatttttgaaTCTCAAAATGACTTTTGAAACATTCGATCAAATAAAAGGTATCATATTTCGGAGTGTATTTATTGATCTAAAAACACCTTCTGaaatcattccaaaatataatcaaatataaatttggatatttttcAGATCCATAAATACATTCCATAATATTTGTTAGAGCTGTGAAAACGGGTAACTCGGCTCGACCCGGTCCggcccaccacgagttggtcacttagtgagtcaacccaacccggctcatttattagcgagtcaaaaaaacttgaatccggcccgacccaccacgggttggtgggtaaacgggttggctcactagcccatttcattacatttttttaaaataaaaaaaatacaaactttctacaatttaaatttaaacaattttcactctcaaaaaattatgttaaagacaattcaaaataataataaaaagtacaacacaatccaaatgtcatccaaaaacaaacacaaaaaacatacaaataagtttcttatattcatcattttttgttcttgttgtaatccttgacccttgttcttattgtctccaaattcactaataaagattttcctaatatcagaacaattccgacaatcaataaaaaaatattagtaaaaaaaaaagagaaccagtactcaacaacatcaaacaaaaattaatagtttaatctataacataatttctcaaattcaaagatatcaaaaagagcttattcaaataatgtatactcaaattgtttaaataaaatgaacaaaatctgatacaagcatgtcagaacatgaaaaaatcattccatgtcttcaaatcccgcagaacaaaaaacaaatttgcaaacccttatttttgtcattatagggtttttgaaaaaaaaaagaaagagaagtgagaaaacaaaaatgtggagaaaagagaagaaaagaaaggaagggtgttttacatgctccttgaagaatttcagtgaagtgagggtgagagcaccgtcaaatgagagcaagtaccatgagagtgatttgtgagagcggaggttactttttttggtatacacaatgagtgaagaaaatattttattttttagggtttcataaataaaataataaattaaaaaaataaaattaggtaggtaggttggtgggccaacccggctcaccacgggttcaacccgcttgagccgggtctaaatgagccgggttgaaatctgacccgcatataagtgggttgtatttttcaaacccaacccggcccgaacccgtgacgggccgggttggctcgcgggttgtgacccattttgacggctctaatatttgttttaaaaaaattacatttcgACCTCAGAAATACCTTTTAGAACGCCTAATTTGGAATACAAAAATGCAAGGTTGTGGCATTCCCAATTATTTTGTTAGAGGAGAATGATTGCAACGTGTGGCATGTGGAGTGTTACTTGAGACTCCTTTGTCAGCTCATGCACTGGCTAAAGAAGACTTGCTACAAAATATAATGAGGGAGAAGGAGAACTAAGTGTTGGTTATGATGGAGGTGCAACAATGCTGGtggaaattaaataatattcagACATACATGTTTGATATTGTGCTTTTTAAATGCATTATTAGGATTGTCCATGtctttataaagtattttttataagaaattattccagagacattgacatattcaaataataaagacGATGAATTATAAGTatgataaagacaaacaacataaTTGCTAAAAGTTAACTCATGTTCAAAATTCATGACATTTTTCCATGTTTCAACGAAAACATTCCATGTCTCAACAAAATTGACTAATATTTTAGAGTTggtttgtacatttttttttttaatgtggaAACCACATGGGAGATGATAACATTCATCAAAACTAAGTCTTTGTCACTGACAATAATTTGCGGACCACCCTCAAATATAGCctaagtgaaattattttgtttgttcacttaataaaaataaagatatagtTGAGAAAGTCAACCCTATTGATGTGACCCGAACTATCTCAAGTAATGACAACCAGTATTTGTTAGTTTTATaagttatcaataaaaaaacaatattaaatgtgtTCAACATTTTTATTGCATCGGAAAGTTTCACAAAGAGGTCACTTACCACCCTATATTTGTCTACATATATCTACTATAGAGGATGTATGTATCGCGTTCTAACTTCATCATCAGTTGTTGTAATTTAGTTCTCAAATCTTTTAAATGACGGTTTGTAAGTGTATCTTACATTATATACTTGACTTATTGTTGTCACATTACACTCGTTATTTTCTTTGAGAGtaagaagaatatatatttgCAAACTTCAGTTCACTCTTTGTTATAACAACAAGCAATGACTGTTCAATTGATTTTAACCTCCTAACAAAAGGGTATCAACTAAAGTCTATGACAAATCATTATTATGATATTCATACATTACCTTCAATACTTATCTCTCCCCGTTAGAAATTGGTTTTCCTATTAATTTGAAAGGACAATCGTATTTTCTTCTACCAGATATACTTGATCATCAAATTTGTACTTTTTGTACTTTTCACCCTTTTTCACATtctaacagtacatatgttttTCTTCCAGATTGATCATTGGTTTTATAAGATCTTATAATAACAACCATAAAATTAGGATCAAAAGCAATCTCTCAAATCtattaaattaacttatcaTATGTGAGAAAACTTTTGCCAGTAGTACAATTATTTGTATAATCTCcatcaaatttcatttatataaaaaagagaaatcTGATAGAAAACTGGTATATACTTGtgattagggatgacaaaaaaattcgtACCCGCGGATATCTGTGGATAAAATCTGCGATGGATAGTTGATATCCGTAACCCGCGGGTAgcgagtattttaatacccgcttataaacgggttaGGTGCGaatattatactatccgtacttGTGAATATCCGCtacctgcaaaaaataaaaataaaaatttaatttatattttattaagttaaatttaattaaaactaacaataatttatattttacaaggttaaatttaattaaagttaaaattaaattttaatttatatttaatttgatttatattatattttatatattttttgtaattttatttaaattttattttaataatttataaaaatatttttttaaatatttgcggatATTCGCAGGTATACACGGGTAtacgcgggttttaaaatatccacaaatattttttaagcggaTATCTGTTGGGTAGGGGGTGGATTTCTTTTTGTCAGGTTGGATTGCGGTAGGCACTATTTGTGttcgacccgacccgttgccatccttACTTGTGATTCTATAAAACTTAAAGAACAATCTTCTATCTTAAATATAAAGACACTCAGTACCTATAACATCACATCAACATAGAATATCTTACTTgctcaataataataattaaaaatcaacaaattcataaaacaaaacaagcaaaataactttttttaaaactagtatcaaatttcaaaacctGGTAGTATGGTTaactagatttcaaaatttgacaatattttttacgaaatttcaaaatttagtgaattcttaaattagattttgaaatatggtaaattttttaactgaattttgaaatctactaattttctaaaatatatttccaaATGATTTGAGTTTCTAAATCAAATTTTGGAATCCAACACGTTCTTAAATCGACGAGTTACTTAACCGAATTTTGATATTCAGTATTTCTCTAAATCCAAATTTGAAATTAAGTAATTTCTTCAcgtaaatttcaaaatctaataattattgaaattttttatcctatcaaatttgaaatctaattaatatttttaccagccgaattttgaaattcggtacatataataaaaataaatatcaaatatgaaCGAAAAGAGTAAAATCAATATATCTCATTCAAACATTGATGAACAAAAGAGTTTTCCAAAAAGATGAacgaaaatgaaggaaaaaacgcaacatttttcaaagaagaaagttggagttgaagaaaagagaaaagatctCTGTAGTTGCTTCTAAAAGTGAAAGTAACTTGGAAATGCGAGAACCAATAAATATAACACTTTTTTACAGTAAATACGCAGTAACAGTAATTATTGTTTacgtaattaatttaatattttatatatattcataactGATGTACTTAGCATCACACTAAAATTTGGggttagagaaagaaaaactggAGGTGCAGTAAGAAATCCCAAGGAAACCCTTACCTTTTTTGTATTGGGTTTTAGCCTTTTTGTTAGACTTGGGCATAAGTTCAGAAACACCAAGTTCTGTTCACATATTCTTATCACTATAAATTTAGAGTATGGAAAGGTTATTTTAAGCAATAGTAGCTATAGTATGATGTTAATTGTAAGACTTATAAAATTAGGTTAAATATTTCTTCAACAACTGAGTTTCTGTGTagattatttaatatgtattttttttaaataaacatctCGATTAAGAAGAAATCATGCAGTtgtgaattaggtttaaaatttatagatgaaaaacatttaattaatcttaaaaatatttttaattattaaaatttcactaAATGCTTTTTTATAGTATAGATATAATAACTACTGTTAATAttctttcatattattttttttactaggAATACAATATAATTGTCATATAATTATCCCCCAAAACGATATTTTCACACACGTGTGTTTTTTACCCATGCAATACAAACAacaaacgtttttttttttaacttaaaattattttaaattaattttataaatataagaattatgTTTAAGTTTACAATGGACACtttatattatgatatgttttataattattgatcaTTTCAAGAAAAATCTCCCAAAGAGTAATAAGATCGAtcatcgaaaaaaaaaaacacttgttTTTTAAAACTGAGCTATAAATCCTATTTATAATACAAAGTTTAGGGATGGTAGTAAAATTGGAGTGTAATGGTGcaattaacatttaattacCGCTTAACGAAATCCAATTTAATATCTCCGAGGTAGTGAATGCACCACGTGTTCGCCATTGAAGCGTCGTTCACTTTCTCTTTGTGACGGCGTGAGAAAGGAAAGcagagaaaagaagagtaaggtGGGAGGCACACGCACAAAAAGAGAGTCGGAATCTCCAGTATTCAATCGGAGACAACACCAACTCAGCCGGAAGAAGTAGAGTGCGCGGCGAAAATGTGGCGGTGCATCGCACGGGGGCTTCGTGGGGCTGCCTCTACCACCAGATCCACCTCTAGTCACCCTCTCGGATCTCACCTTTGTAGATTCTTCTCCGTATGAGAGACTCTCTCTTACCGATCTTACCATTTTTCGTTTATTCTTTTAACTCCGTGCTTACTCAATCACTTCGCCTGTTCTTTTACTTCGAtttatttcctttcatttttacCTTCTGTATCTCTTTGACTGGATCTTTTACACGCGGATGATGTTTCACTGAACCTGAATCCTTTTTTCTGTGATGTGCAGAGTGGGGTTAACTCCTCGTATACCGTGGTGGATCATACTTATGATGCTGTTGTCGTAGGTGCGGGTGGCGCGGGATTGAGAGCTGCTATTGGACTTTCAGAACACGGGTTCAAGACTGCTTGTATCACCAAGCTCTTCCCCACTCGTTCGCACACGGTTGCAGCTCAGGTATGAGGGCATTGCTAACACCTTTTTCTCTTGTTTATTCGTTGTACTGGTATTGTTACTATTTGTTCTGCGGTTTTCGTTATTGGGTCTTTTGTCTGACTTCAGTGTAAGTAGTATCCATGTGTAAAAGTTCTCCGCCtgaagtttatttatataaaaaaaaaatgaatggcTGTACGTGGGCTATTGGCTGATGATTTCAACTAGTTGAGAGTGACTATAGCTTCCTTTGGTTGTGATGTCAATTGTAGGTATGTCTCGTGATGTAACTTGTAGTTGCCCCCTAACTATAGTCTTGGGTCACTTTGATACTGTTATCGTTTCTCTTCTTCATAATTCATTCTTCTTGTGTTTAGCTTTATTTGCTATTCATTACAATTTAAACTTGGTACTATAATATGTTGTTTTGTTCGTTTCAATGATGGGTGATGATTTAACTATTTCTCTGCCGTTGTGTGcttttaaagaattattttgacGATGTCCCCCTCGCATCTTGTTCTTGTGTGCTTGTACAGTTAGTTACAAATCATGACATAAGAAGTATTGGGTGATGCACCAAagtatattttgtgaaattatCGTCATATCAAGCCCCCCAACCCCGAATATACTGGCAATACTAATTCGTGAGAATAAAATTCTGTACAGGGTGGTATAAATGCTGCTTTGGGAAACATGACAGAAGATGACTGGAGGTGGCACATGTATGACACTGTCAAGGGAAGTGATTGGCTAGGTATAAACTAACTCGATCTTTGAAATTTTACATCCCGTGTGccaaaaatcatttataaattacatttgCCTCAAAATCGGTCTAACTCTAATGAATAAGATAAGCCCCTTGCCTGTTTACCTAAATGTGAAAATAGACATTTTCCTATTTAATAGTATGATTTTCCCCTTGTTTCTTAATTAATCCAAGCTCTATGGCCTACAGGTGATCAGGATGCCATACAGTATATGTGCAGGGAAGCACCAAAAGCAGTCATCGAGCTAGAGAACTATGGTTTACCATTTTCCCGAACGGAGGATGGAAAAATATATCAGCGTGCATTTGGTGGTCAAAGCTTGAACTATGGGAAAGGTATTTCCAGAATTTAGTGTAGACTGtcaggcttttttttttttcttttgagaagAGACTTGATAGTGGTATCCTTCTGTTGCTATGATACAGGAGGTCAAGCATACCGCTGTGCATGTGCTGCTGATCGAACTGGGCATGCTTTATTGCACACTCTCTATGGTCAAGCTATGAGACATAATACCCAGTTTTTTGTGGAATATTTTGCATTGGATCTCTTAATGAATAATGATGGTAAGTTTGTAGAAACAACTTGCTTTCACTTAGTTTGCAACCAATTCATCTAACAAGATCTTAGCATTCATTGGCCTTGATGAGCAAATTTCCCATGTACTTCGCATTACTTGATTACTGActgtaattatattatttatttcaattgtaGTTGCTTTATCTAACTAGTATTCAATGGTGGGGGATaattgtatgttgatgataaaGTTAACTAATTTCTATATTGGATCTGTAGGCACCTGCCAGGGAGTAATTGCCTTGAATATGGAGGATGGAACACTACATCGTTTCCAAGCTGCCTCAACAATTTTGGCCACAGGGGTAACATAGCCTTCTTACGTTAGacagtatttaattttttttttttttatttcacttatgAAGGATAGGTGAGATCTTGTATTATGCTTCAGGGTTATGGTAGAGCATACTTTTCTGCAACCTCAGCACACACATGTACTGGAGATGGCAATGCCATGGTTGCACGTGCTGGGATCCCTCTTGAggtgtgtttttcttttgggtTGCTTTTCCATATTAATTTGATGTCTTTTGGcattattcttttctcatttGAATGCATATCATAAATTCTGCAGGATTTGGAGTTTGTACAATTTCACCCAACTGGTATATATGGAGCAGGTTGCCTTATAACAGAAGGTCTGCAGTTCAAGTTTTATTTGCTACttgttcttgcttttgtttttactttacaAGCACCTTGTCCAATGAAATTGGAATGcagtgtttttcattttctgattttaattttttgatctTTTAGGCTCTCGTGGTGAAGGTGGAATTCTCAGGAACAGTGAGGGTGAGCGATTTATGGAACGATATGCTCCTACTGCAAAGGATCTTGCATCAAGAGATGTAGTTTCGAGATCAATGACAATGGAGATCAGGGAAGGTCGTGGTGTAGGTATGCTGGCttcataaaaaagtttatattaacAGATACAAAGTTTGGTTGCTATTACTTCTTAGGCTTAAGGAAATTGAGTGGTAAAGATGTATAACTTTTATGTCAAATTCtcaagttatattttatttttaattcctaCAATTGAATGAATCATCTGAGTTCGATGAAAATCATGTCCTCTCATTTATAGTTTgatgcttttttttctttctaagtaAGGTTGTATTaacttttagaaattattttcagGACCCCTGAAAGATCACATCTATCTCCATTTGAATCACTTACCCCCAGATGTGCTCAAGGAGAGACTTCCTGGAATCTCTGAAACTGCTGCTATTTTTGCTGGTGTGGATGTTACAAAGGAACCCATCCCTGTTTTGCCAACAGTACATTATAACATGGGCGGTATTCCCACAAACCATTATGGAGAGGTATAGTCATGCACTCAGTTTGAAATGGGACTTCCaattgaaagattaaaaattatacaacgtaattaaaataagaagaaaaatctaGGATAATTATTCATGCTAGAATTGTTGAATTTAAAGGGAGGGGAAGACAGATGTTCTGTCATAATAAGCACTGTACAATCAGTCAATTTCACTTGAGCAATCCCGCTCTGTGCCCCTTAATCTCTTAGACTCTGAGTAGACTAAGGGAACTATTTCCCGGGCATTGAGTAAATGGGTGCTATTTTGGAAGAACTAATTCCAGTGAAAATGCATTTAACTTATGACGAATGAACCCTTTTAACATTCAAAACATAAACTGCAGCTTTTAACATTGTTTACTTCTACGATTGTTTGATAAATTAGTGTTCTATGCTTACCTTTCTCCAGTCCCATTCTTTTGTCCTTCATTCAGCTCTTCTCGTacacaaaatttgattaaaaactTGTGCATCACAAGTAATAATTGTTTGCATTTCGTTTttgacaacaaaaatattaacattatcaTTTCATTTTGAGCTAAATCCAAGTAATT
Proteins encoded:
- the LOC106777639 gene encoding succinate dehydrogenase [ubiquinone] flavoprotein subunit 1, mitochondrial translates to MWRCIARGLRGAASTTRSTSSHPLGSHLCRFFSSGVNSSYTVVDHTYDAVVVGAGGAGLRAAIGLSEHGFKTACITKLFPTRSHTVAAQGGINAALGNMTEDDWRWHMYDTVKGSDWLGDQDAIQYMCREAPKAVIELENYGLPFSRTEDGKIYQRAFGGQSLNYGKGGQAYRCACAADRTGHALLHTLYGQAMRHNTQFFVEYFALDLLMNNDGTCQGVIALNMEDGTLHRFQAASTILATGGYGRAYFSATSAHTCTGDGNAMVARAGIPLEDLEFVQFHPTGIYGAGCLITEGSRGEGGILRNSEGERFMERYAPTAKDLASRDVVSRSMTMEIREGRGVGPLKDHIYLHLNHLPPDVLKERLPGISETAAIFAGVDVTKEPIPVLPTVHYNMGGIPTNHYGEVVTIKGDNPDSVIPGLMAAGETACASVHGANRLGANSLLDIVVFGRACANRVAEIHRPGEKQKPLEKDAGQRTIAWLDKLRNSNGSLPTSKIRLNMQRVMQSNAAVFRTQETLEEGCQLIDKTWESFHDVKVKDRSLIWNSDLIETIELENLLINACITMYSAEARKESRGAHAREDFKVRDDENWMKHTVGYWENEKVRLDYRPVHLNTLDDEVESFPPKARVY